Within the Candidatus Reidiella endopervernicosa genome, the region GTGATCTGGCACCGTGCGCCTTCATGCATATCGACCTGACCGAGGTACCCGAGCATTTTCATCGGATCGACCGGTACTATACCCGCGTGGTCAATGGCAAGGCACCCTCCATTGACCGTCGGCGCTACTCACGAGCGATGCTACAGCAGGATTCCTCCTATGGCGGCCCCGTCATCAGCAAGTCGATCTACAACCATCGCGGTGTGCCAGAGTTTAACTACTATCGTCGCCTAACGGTCCTGGCACGCATCGGTCACCTATTGAAGAAGCTGATCAAACCGCACTATAAACAGCTACGCTGCCCTGAGTATCAGGTTCATGCTGACCTCAATGAGGTACCAGAGTTGGTGTGGTCCAATAAAGAGCTGATGGTCGAACGCTTCCTACCAGGCTCACTTGAACTACCGATTGAGAAACACCGCTACAACTTCTTCTACGATTACGAATTCACCAGTCGCTCCGCCTTCGACTCGCTGCTCTGTGACCCTGCCAAGGTGGTCTCAGTTGATTCCTTTGAGGAAGTTCCTGATGAGGTGGCTGCCATACGCAAAATGCTCAATCTCGATTACGGTTCGATTGACTACTTCATGGTCGATGGTGGGCATTTGTCATCGATGCCAACAAGACAACGACAACGGGGATGAGTGGATCGAACGCATCCGCTGATAGCAGAATATATGCAGTGCATGCAGGATGAGATGATCAGGTATGTCAAAGATGAATAGGCCAGAGCAGGAGCGCTCTACAGCACCACACATCCGTGCCAGAGGCGGGGTCACGCGGTGGTGATCCTCGATATATACGTCGAACGTGTGAAGGCGTTTGGAGACGCCAACCACTACATCCTCTCGCGCCGCAGCCGTTCGAAGGCTGCCGGGCTGGAGTTATCGTCTGCGTGACCGTGTCGATGGCAACGATTTGGCACCCTGCGCGATGCTGCATGTCGATCTCACCGAGGTGCCGAAAAGTTTGCTGCCGTTGAGCAGCTCTATCCGCGTGTGATCAACGGTAAGGCGCTCTCGATCGCTAGAGAGCTCTATTCACAGTCAATAGTTGAGCGGGTGATCACATGCCGGGCCAGTTATTGCCAGTCGATCTATAACCATCGTGGCGTACCAGAGTTGAGCTACGAACGGCGAACAATCTTGTTGCGAGACTCGCATCAGTTTCTCAAAGCTGGTTAACCGCCACTACAAGGAGCAGCGCTGTCCCCACTATCAGGTCTTCGAATCGTTGGCGGCCGTCCCGAGGCGTGTGGGAAAACCGTGAACCAGATGGTGGAGCGATTCCTACCGGTTCGCTCGATTTTCCGATCACCAAGCAGCGCTACCCTTCTCCCGGGAGTGATGGAATGATCACCCGTAGCCGTTATAACTCACTGCTCTGTGATGATCACATGCTCTCTCATGAGGAGATAGAGGTGAGGGCCTGACCAAGAGCTTCCCAGGTGCGACGCGATCTGCACCTGGACTACGGGGCGATTGACTTCTTTATGATAGATGGCCGCGCCTACGTGGAGTCGATGCCAATAAAACCACTCACCGTGAATGACCACTTTATTCAGACATACCCTTTGTCGCACGGTTGATGGACAGACTGGCTGGAAGATCTGATCGCCTTCGTTCGAGATCAGTGATAGTTGCTTAATGTTGGAACAGATGATGCAAGATCAAGCGCCCCTCAACGACACTGATAGCACATGTACTGGAGAGCCCCGAGGCGTTGATCGACCTCTACCCAGGCCTTCAGAGAAACGTTTTGCCAGGGCGAGCACTGTTTGCTGGCAATGCCGTGATGGCACGTTGTGAGATGGGTACCGGGGCGGGAGTCGAACCGATCGATGCCGCGCTACCGGAGCAGGAGGAGTATGGCGAAGAGAATAGCCGGTCTGAAGGCTGGGTTTAATGCCAGGGTCGAACGAAACGGCCATATCGCCGTGGTAACTGCCGACTACCGATTCACCGTCGACCGAGAAGTGCGCGAGGGGGTGGATGTGTTAACCCTGGTAGGCGACGCGCGGGGCTGGCAGATCGTCTCGCTGGTCTACGAACAGCACTCACTCAGGAGTATCTGATTCATTCAGGGTGACTGAATCGATCGGTGGCTGCTTAACACTCGGCCAGCTTCTCAGACTCCCGAACAGGGAAGAGCGCCAGATCCTCCACATCGAGACGGATGCCGATCTTCTCTCCCAAAATTGTGATTGTGGTGGCTCTGCACCATACAGAGAATCTCCTGACCGCTCGGCAGTAGCAGGGTATAGAGATACTCGGCGCCGCGAAAATCCTTACCCTTCACCTCTAGCTGCAGTTTGCTCTCATCATCATGAATCACATCGTCGGGGCGCAGTAGCAGTTCAACCTCGGCGCTGCTGTGGCAGGAGGCGGGCACCGCCTCGCCGATGATGCCGAGCTCGGTCTGAATGCGCCCACCTTCGACAATCTGACCCGGTAGCATGACGCCCTGGCCGATGAAGCCGGCAACAAAGCGGTTGCTCGGGTTGTGGTAAGTGGTGTAACCGTTGGCCCACTGGTGCAGTCGACCCTCACCCACCACACCGATGGAGTCGGCCATCGCAAACGCCTCCATCTGATCGTGAGTCACCAGAATGGCGGTGATGTTGTCGCGCTTGAGCAGATTGCGCACCTCACGTGCCAACTGTTCCCGCAGTTCGGTATCGAGGCTGGAGAAGGGCTCATCCATCAGCAAGATCTCTGGACGTGGCGCCATCGCTCGGATCAGTGCGATGCGTTGCTGCTGTCCGCCGGAGAGCTGGTGTGGATGCACGTTCGCCAGATGTGACATGCCCACTAATGACAATAGCTCTTCGACTCGTGCGCTGCGTTCTGCACCGTTCATATGTTCAAGACCGAAGCCGACATTTTTCGCCACACTCAGATGGGGGAAGAGGGCGAACTCCTGGAACACCATGCCGATGCGGCGCTGCTCGGGTGATAGCGTTTGGCCGACGGCCGAGACGCTGCGCCCATGCAGATCGATCTCACCGCTGGAGAGCGGTTCAAACCCTGCAATGGCGCGCAGCAGGGAGGTCTTGCCGCAGCCGCTTGGCCCGAGCAGACAGCCGATCTCACCGGAGGCGAGTGAGAACGACACCCCTTCGATAACGGTTTTATTGCCGTAGGCGACGGCAGCGTCTCTTACATCAAGTTGCATCATGGTCTCTGGCCCTTGAGATGGAACGGCTGAGAAGAATTACGGGAACGATTCCGGCGACGACGATTGCAAGCGCAGCGGCAGAGGCGTCTGCGAGGCGCTCATCGGCGGCCAGCTCGTAGGCACGCACCGCCAGGGTGTTGAAGTTAAACGGACGTAAGATCAGCGTCGCTGGCAGTTCTTTAAGCACATCTACAAACACCAGCAGCAGGGCGGTGAGCAGACTCCCCTTGAGGATCGGAATATGGACCCTGCCGAGGATCGCCAATGGACGAAGGCCCATCGACTGCGCCGCCTCATCCATAGAGGGGGTGATGCGCTGCAGCCCGGTCTCGACCGCATTCAGAGAGACGGCGAGAAAGCGCACCATGTAGGCAAATAGCAGTGCCGCCACGGTGCCGCTCAGCAGCAGTCCGGTGGAGATATCAAACTCGGCTCGCATCCAGCTATCGAGGGCATTGTCGAACCAGCCAAAGGGGATCACCACGCCGACCGCAATAACAGTGCCCGGCACCGCGTAACCCAGCCCGGCACTGCGCACCGCAAAGCGTACCGGTCGGGTTGGGCGTAGGCGGCGACCGTAACCGAGCAGTAGTGCCAGAAAGAGTGCCAGCACGGCGGCGGCTGCAGCGAGCCCGACGCTGTGCAACACCAGCTCGGCAAAGCGCCCATCGACACTATCCTCAAAGGTTGCCACGGCCCAGAAACCGAGCTGTCCAGCCGGTAGGAGGAAACCAAACAACAGTGGCCCGAGGCAGAAGAACAGGGCAAAAAGAGATCGCCAGCCGTGCAGTGGGTAGCGTTTGATTGGCTGCTGTTTGTGCCCAGTGTGGTGATAGCGCGCCTGTTTGCGTGAGATTCGCTCCAGGCTCAGTAGCACAAAGACAAACAGCAGTAGGATCGCCGAGAGCTGCGCCGCCGCAGCGGCATTATCGAGTCCATACCAGGTACGGAATATGCCGGTGGTGAAGGTGGAAACACCGAAGTATTGCACTGTGCCGTAGTCGGCCAACGTCTCCATCAACACCAGTGAGAGACCGGCGACGATCGAGGGGCGGGCCAGCGGCAGGGCGACGCTGTAGAAGGTGCGCCACGGTCCCTTGCCCAGGCTACGACTCACCTCTGTCACACAGAGTGACTGCTCGATGAAGGCGGTGCGAGTCAGCAGGTAGACGTAGGGGTAGAGCACCAGTGCCAGCATGATCGCTGCCCCCTCAATGGAGCGTATCTCGGGGAACCAGTAGTCGCCATAACCCCAACCAGTCAGCTCGCGTAGTGCACCCTGTAGCGGACCGGCGAAGTCGAACATGCCGGTGTAGGTGTAGGCGATGATATAGGCGGGGATCGCCATCGGCAGTAGTAGCGCCCACTCGAACAGACGACGACCTGGGAACTCGGTCATCGTGACCAGCCATGCGGTGCCAACCCCCATTACCAATGTGCCGAGTGTTACCCCTACCATCAGCAGCAGCGAATTGACCACATAGTCGCGCAGTACCGTCTCAACCAGGTGATCCCATACCGCACCAGCGGGCACAAACAGGTTTGCCACAATGACAAAAACCGGCAGCGCCAGAATCAGGGCGGTGCCGGTTACGCTCGTACTCCAGTAGTTAAATCTAATCATCTAAATAAAGATGCCCGATAGCGCTCCGTCAGCGCTATCGGGCCATGCCTACATCCTGTTTGTATTACGGTTACTTCCAGCCTGCGCGATCCATCAGCATCACGGCGTTGGGGTTGAGATTTCCGAGCTGACTCAGGTTGAGCGTGTCGGCCTTGAAGTGGCCCCATGATTCAAGAACCGAGCTGGTGGCGATGTTATCACGCACAGGGTACTCGCCATTCTTCTCTGCATACCACTGCTGCGAGGCATCACTGGCAAGAAACTCGATCAGTTTGACCGCATTAGCACTGTTCTTGCTCGCCGAGGTGATTGCGGCACCGGAGATATTCACATGGGTGCCACGTCCATCCTGATTGGGCCAGAAGAGCCCCATCTTCCCTGCGGCAGCGCGCTGCGCCTCATCTTTGGAGGTGAGCATACCGGCCAGATAATAGGTGTTAGCCACGGCGATATCACACTGCCCGGCAGCCGCTGCCTTGATTTGATCGCGATCACCACCCTTGGGGGTGCGGGCGAGATTGGCCGCCATCCCCTTGGCCCAGGTCTCAGTCTCTGCTTCGCCGTTACTGGCGATCAATGAGGCGACCAGTGACTGGTTGTAGATATTGCTTGAGGAGCGGATACAGATTCGCTTCTTCCACTTCCGCTGACCGCCATGGAGAGCGAAGTGAGGGCGGTTAGTCCCGATAGTCGACGCCGTCTGCATATTCGTAGTTGAGAGCGCGAGCGGACGACGAAGAAGATGCAGCAGCGGCTTTATGTCGGCGTAGAGTCACTGAGGGAGTTGTGTAGAGCCGCGAAGAGGTGATTACGCAACGTACGCAGGACGGTCGGGGCGCCGAAGGCATAAACGGTCGCGTGAAGTTTTGCTGTTTGCTTGGGCTTGGATGCCCAAAACAAACTTTCGCAAAATAGCGACTCCCCGGGGATCAGCCAGCGCCTCATAACTTGAAAGTTCTGCAGGATCGACCTTGCCCTTTACGTAGAGGATTGGACGCGAGCGTAGTGAGAGGCCATACCAGTGGCCCTCGGGATCGCGATAGCTGGCAGGGACCAGCTTCTCGAGCGTTGCCGAATCGAAGCTACGGGTGACACCAGCGCTCTTGGCGCGGTGCAGACGTCCGGCATCGGTGGTCAGCAGCACGTCTGCGGGGGTGTTGCGACCCTCGCTCTTGAGGCGTTTGAGCAGCGCATCGGCCTTACCGGTGACCAGATTGACCGTAATACCTGTTTCACTGGTGAAGCGATCGAGCAGCGGTTTGATCAGAGCCTCTTTACGTGCCGAGTAGAGGTTAACCTCGCCGCTGGCAGCGGCGGTCAGGGGGAGTGCCACGGCAGCGGTGGTGGCGAGCGCGGCGATCAGCTGTTTCAGGTTCAACATCTTCGTTTCCTCAATTTCGACAGTAGTTATCTTGAAATAGATACTATTGCGAATCGTTCTCATTTGCAGTGATAGAGTGATTCTAAATCTGAGCGGTGTCGAGAGAGGGTTAAGCGCAGCCTAAATCTCGTCTCTTTGTAGTACGCCCTAACCGCGAATGCGAATAGCGATGGTGACCTTTCACCGTAGATCGGCTGGTCCTGATTCGAATCTTTGACTACGCTCAAACTAAATAATCAGAAAATGACATATCCATATGAAAGTAATGGTAAATATCTCACCTCGGACACGTTTTTAGTGTTGGCGAGTCTGGCCTTGATACCGCTGCTCGGCATCATGTCGTTGGTGCTGGTGAGCACCTACTTCCCCGTATTCAAGGCGATGGACAATATCGTCTACGAATCGATGGAGGAGATGATGCCGCTGGTACGGCTCGAAAATGCGCTGCACCGATCCGTGATGCCACCGAACGACTATCTGATCCACCAGAATCCGGAGGAGAGGGAGAACTGGAAGCGATTAATCGCATCAGTTGATAACCAGCTTCAAGCGGCAATGGAGAAGATGAAGTTCGAGGAGGAGCGTAGCGCGCTGCAGGAGATAGAACAGAGTTGGCAGCAGAGAAGAAGCGAAGGGTGGGCGATTATTAATAATCCAGAGGGGCTCTCAGCGCTTCAACTCGGTGAGGCGATGGAGCAGTTTGATGCCAATATGTATCAGCTCATTGACCAGATCGAGGTGCAACATGAAGAGATGCACCAGTTTATTCACCACGAGTACTTGCGCACAAAGGGCTCAAGACGAGGGCACTGCTTGTCACAGTGCTGACACTGCTCGTTACCCTGGCGGGAGGCTTCTACGCCAGTCTCTATCTCAACCGCGATAGGAAGAAGCTAGTTGCTGAAAATGAGCAAGACCCACTGACAGGCGTGCACAATCGCCGCGCCTTTGAGGCGAGGGTCAAATCGCTGGAGCGATATACGCTGACGCTGATCAATACACACTACTCGATGGTGATGTTCGATATCGATCACTTTAAAAGATCAATGACCAGTATGGCCATCAGACGGGCGATACGGCGATCTGTCATATCAGCCATCTGGTTGAGAAGATGATGCGGGAGGATGATTTCCTCGCACGGTGGGGAGAGGAGTTTGTACTGCTACTGCAAAACACCGACAAGAATACTGCTGCCAAGGTCGCCGAACGTGTGCGTACAGCGATTATGAACCACCCCGTACTGGCCAAGGAGCAGGGCGAGATTGCATTGACCGTCAGCCTGGGCGTCTCGACCTATCCTGAGGATGGGACCAATGCAGACGAAATACTTGAAGCCGCTGACACAGCGCTCTACCGTGCAAAAGGGAATGGTCGCAACTGTGTAATGATGGCCTGATGCAGAGATTGAAGGCGATCCTGAGGCTAAATCACTCGACGGTTAAACAATCACCTACTAGGTGAGCAGAAGCCACCATGAGGCGGTTAACGCAATTCAGGTTGTCTCAGCACCTTCTCGTTGATCAGGTAATCTATCAATAATCTCTAATTCACCGGCTGTAGGCCAAAGCGATATCTACAGGCGGATAACTCTCTACTGTACAAAACGCCCGTTTGGAGATTTTGTTGCATCAAAATGGCAGCGGTTACTGCTCGAACCAATCTTGGTAAAGTGACGTCATGAAGGGCAAATGGTCATATGGCGGGCTGTTCATGCTGTTGAGCATGCTCCTGGTCCAGCCAGCGGTGCAGGCCGCTGAAGTGAAGGTAGCGGTAGCCGCCAACTTTACCTCGGCGGCTCGAGATCTATTACCGCTGTTTGAACAGACGACCGGACATACCGCTCGCGTTAGTTTCGGCTCCACCGGTAAGCTCTATGCACAGATCGAACACGGAGCACCGTTTGGTCCTCCTGGCGGCTGACAGAGAACGCCCGTTACGTGCCGAGAATGAAGGGCTGGCGGTCGCGGGAACACGTGTCACCTATGCCATCGGCAGAATCGCCTTCTGGAGTCCGAAATCGAATCAGTTTGTGAACGCAGAGCGCTATCTGCAGCAGGCGCAATTCAAACGCGCAGCGATCGCCAACCCCAACACGGCCCCTATGGTCTGGCAGCGAAGCAGGTGCTGGAGCAGTTGAGATTGTGGCAAAAGATAGAGCCGAAGCTGGTGCGTGGTGAATCCATTGCACAGACCTTCCAGTTCACCGCAACCGGAAATGTTGATGCCGGTTTTGTTGCGTTGTCGCAGGTTGATGCGTGGCAGGCGAAGGGAGGAAGTCTCTGGGTCGTACCGCAGGACTACTATGCACGATCGAGCAGCAGGCCGTGCTGCTGAGTCGAGAGCGTGATAATCCGGCGGCGATCGCCTTTATCAAATTCCTGAGAAGTGTAGCGGCACGCAAGGTAATATCCTCCTACGGGTATGGCGTGGAGTGATTATTATCTTTTACTTCGCGCCCCTTTGCGTACTTTGCGGCTAAATATACATACGAGAGTGATCAATGCCATTTGACTGGACACCCGTCTGGCTGACGCTGAAACTGGCGAGTGTCACCACAATTTTCCTGCTAATGATCGGCACCCCGATCGCCTGGTGGCTGTCGCAAACAGAGTCGCGCTTTAAACACGCCATCAGCGCTGTAGTCGCACTACCGCTGGTGTTGCCACCCACGGTGCTCGGCTTCTATCTTCTGGTCTTCCTCGGCCCCAATGGCCCCGGAGGACAGCTCACCCAGGCGCTCGGCATCGGCACGCTTCCCTTTACCTTTAGCGGTCTGGTCTTCGCATCGGTGCTCTATTCGCTTCCCTTCGTCGTACAGCCACTACAGAACGCCTTTGAGGCGTTGGGAAAACGTCCGCTGGAGGTGGCCGCCACACTGCGCGCATCAAAATCAGACCGTTTTTTCAACGTCGCCGTACCCTTGGCTCGGCCCGGTTTCCTCACCGCAATGGTGCTCGGTTTTGCACACACCGTCGGAGAGTTTGGCGTGGTGCTGATGATTGGTGGCAACATCCCAGGTGAGACCAAGGTGCTCTCGGTCGCCATCTACGACCACGTTGAAACACTTGAATATGGTCAGGCACATCTTCTCTCTGCCGGTATGATCGGCTTTGCATTCACAGTATTGCTGGCGCTCTACCTGCTGAACGGGCGAGTCTCTCGCGGTGAAGCTGGATGAGTGAGATCGAAGCACAATTTGATATGCAGCTCGGTGAATTCACTCTGAATGTTGAGCTGACACTACCGGGGCAGGGCGTCATTGCGCTATTCGGTGACTCCGGTTCAGGCAAGACAACACTGCTGCGTGCCATTGCAGGCCTGGAGCAGGCGTCGGGCAGCCTCAGCGTCAATGGTGAGGTGTGGCAGAGTGAGGCCCACTTCATGCCGGTACACCAGCGCCCGATCGGTTACGTCTTTCAGGAGGCGAGTCTCTTCTCACATCTCAATGTCAGGCAGAACCTCGCCTTCGGTCTAAAGCGCATCCCCAGGGCTGCACGTCAGATCGAGATGAGCCAGGTGGTCGAGTGGCTCGGTATTGAGCATCTGCTTAAACGTATGCCGCAGCACCTCTCTGGTGGTGAGCGTCAACGTGTTGCCATAGGACGTGCCCTACTTACCAGTCCACGACTGCTGATGATGGACGAACCGCTCTCGGCACTCGATGAGCGCAGCAAGCACGACATCCTCCCCTATCTGGAGCGGTTGCATGACGAGCTGGCGATCCCGGTGCTCTACGTCAGCCACTCGGTCAAAGAGGTTTCGCGCCTTGCCGACCACATGGTCTGGCTGGAGCAGGGGCGGGTGAAGGCGAGCGGTTCGCTGCAGCAGATGATGAGCAACCTGGAGCTGGCCATCTCCCACGAGGATGAGGCCTCAGCGGTGCTCGAGACCGAGGTGGTTGGCCATGACGAGGAGTACCAGCTCACCATCCTTGAGAGCCGCTTCGGCAAGCTGCAGGTGCGTCGCTGCGACAAGGCAGTCGGTGAGAAGGTGCGAGTCAACATACCCGCCAAGGATGTCAGCCTTAGCCTCGATCATGAGGAGCGCAGCAGCATCCTTAACATCTGGGAGGCCGTTGTTATCGAGGTGGCCGATGCCGGCCACGGTCAGGTGATGGCAAAGCTCTGCTGCCCGGAGAATGTGGGCAATCAACCGCTGCTGGCACGCATTACCCGCAAGTCACGCGACAAGCTCGACGTGAAGCTCGGTACACAGCTCTATGCACGGATCAAGAGTGTTGGTCTACTCGACTGATGTGAGCAAAGAGACGCAGTGAGTGTTGGAACAGGGCAGGTACTCGCTGTACTGCGTGAGGCAGGTATCGACTACGAGCAGAACTATCACATTGGTACCCACCGTCCGCTGATCCAGATGAGTGGAAGGGTCTTTATACCGAGGTGATTTCGGTAGCCCGGATGGAGCTTATGCGTAATCCGGGGTTTATAAGAACTTACCTGTTTTCTGTTTCCCGGATTACGTTTTATTCCATCCGGGCTACGCTCTAGTTGCCGTTGATTTTCAGCATGGTCATCAACTTCTGATCACACTCTGCGCTACGGACTATGCTGCCACCCTTCTGCTCTAGCACAGCGCGAATCTGTCCGAAGATATTCTTGCCCAGCTCCGAGGCGAAGTGGTCCATCTGGTAACCGGCACCAATGTTGCTCGGGAGCTTGTGGTAGAACATCGCTGGTTTATGGTCGGCCTTGCCGTCGTGCAGCATCGCTTTAGTGAGGTAGTCGACCGACTCAGTACACGCCTCGGCGGTAATGGATGTCTCTACTGGCTTGCCGCTCTCGGTCTCGGTGTAAGGAGTCGTGCAGCTGACGAGGTAACCAGCAGGTGCGCAGAGTGCGGCAGTGATGCGCTTCTCACTTTTGATCTTAGCCGACCACTGATCCTTGGTCTCATAACCGGCGGCGCTGGTGAGGCCGGAGAAGGTGAGTGCTGCGATCAGGGCAGGGTGGTCGAGACGGTCTTCTTCATGGAAATCCTCAGTGGTCGATATTGATTTTGGTTAGCGTCGATAGTTGCAGATATCGTCGACCAGGGCAAAGTCCTCTTCGTACTCAGGGCTTTCGTATGGATGTGCAAGAAACGGGTGGCCTGATGGTCTGGATTGGATGAGACTAATCACAGATCAAACAAACTATCCGGGAGAGAGACGTGTCGGGCCCACTGACAGATCAGCGACGTAACTATGCGGTGATTGAAAGTGCTATTGCTTATCTGCGAGCCCATGCACGGCAGCAGCCGACGCTTGCTGAAATTGCCACAGCAGTCGGTCTGAGAGTCACACCTGCAGCGTACCTTCAGTGAGTGGGCCGGTATCTCACCGAAGCGCTTTCTCCAGTTTCTGACCAAGGAGCACGCCAGGCAGCAGTTGCGCCAGTCACAGGCAGTGTTACAGACAACTATAGAGGTTGGCCTATCCAGTCCGGGCCGACTGCACGATCTGATGGTCACAACCGAGGCGATGACGCCAGGTGAGGTGGGCGCATTAGGTCAGGGTGTAACGGTGAATTATGGTGAGGCCAACACTCCCTTCGGCCGGGCAATGATCGGCTGGACGTCACGCGGCATCTGTAATCTCGCTTTCTGCGACGATGGTTGTGAAGCGTGGATTAAAGAGTTGGCCGCAGAGTGGTCGGCGGCGACACTCAGTAGTAACGATAGGGAGGCGGCCGATCTAGCCCAGCGGATTTTTGCCAAACCCTCACTCGATAAACCGCTACATCTCCTGTTACGTGGCACTAACTTTCAGATCAAGGTGTGGGAGGCGCTATTGAGCATCGGGTCATCCCAGCTCAGCTCCTACGGCGCCCTGGCCTCAGCGGTCGGTTCACCGCGTGCGCAGCGTGCCGTTGGCAGCGCGGTGGCGGCCAACCGGATCGGCTTCCTGATCCCCTGTCATCGCGTGATTCGTGAGAGCGGTGAGATTGGTCAATACCGCTGGGGCTCCGACCGCAAGGCAGCTATGGAGATGTGGGAGGCCGCGCAGTCAGCACTGGTGGAGTAGTGAGGGCAAGAGACGCAGATCGGCTGGCTGGCTAGCTATGTAGATAACAATCACCTCTTTGCAGAGTGCGGCTTGTTCAATCATCCAGGTCGAGTGGCTGGGTTACGCCGGGAATCTCCGCCTCCTGTATAAATTCGAGAAACGCCTGTGCGGCACGTGAAAGGCGTTTGCCCCTGCGGTGTACGGCGTGCCAGCGTCGGCTGATGGGAAAACCCTCCACATCGAGTACCACCAGTCGGCCTGTCTCCAGCTCCAGCTTGAGGCTGAAGGTGGAGAGGGCGCCGATACCGATGCCTGACATGACCGCCTGTTTAATTGCCTCACCGCTACCGAGCTCCATGTAGGGCTCAATGGAGACTCCCTTCTCTTTGAGCATCCGCTCGTAGGTCAAGCGAATGCCCGATCCCGCTTCACGGGCAATGACGC harbors:
- a CDS encoding ABC transporter ATP-binding protein, with translation MMQLDVRDAAVAYGNKTVIEGVSFSLASGEIGCLLGPSGCGKTSLLRAIAGFEPLSSGEIDLHGRSVSAVGQTLSPEQRRIGMVFQEFALFPHLSVAKNVGFGLEHMNGAERSARVEELLSLVGMSHLANVHPHQLSGGQQQRIALIRAMAPRPEILLMDEPFSSLDTELREQLAREVRNLLKRDNITAILVTHDQMEAFAMADSIGVVGEGRLHQWANGYTTYHNPSNRFVAGFIGQGVMLPGQIVEGGRIQTELGIIGEAVPASCHSSAEVELLLRPDDVIHDDESKLQLEVKGKDFRGAEYLYTLLLPSGQEILCMVQSHHNHNFGREDRHPSRCGGSGALPCSGV
- a CDS encoding ABC transporter permease: MIRFNYWSTSVTGTALILALPVFVIVANLFVPAGAVWDHLVETVLRDYVVNSLLLMVGVTLGTLVMGVGTAWLVTMTEFPGRRLFEWALLLPMAIPAYIIAYTYTGMFDFAGPLQGALRELTGWGYGDYWFPEIRSIEGAAIMLALVLYPYVYLLTRTAFIEQSLCVTEVSRSLGKGPWRTFYSVALPLARPSIVAGLSLVLMETLADYGTVQYFGVSTFTTGIFRTWYGLDNAAAAAQLSAILLLFVFVLLSLERISRKQARYHHTGHKQQPIKRYPLHGWRSLFALFFCLGPLLFGFLLPAGQLGFWAVATFEDSVDGRFAELVLHSVGLAAAAAVLALFLALLLGYGRRLRPTRPVRFAVRSAGLGYAVPGTVIAVGVVIPFGWFDNALDSWMRAEFDISTGLLLSGTVAALLFAYMVRFLAVSLNAVETGLQRITPSMDEAAQSMGLRPLAILGRVHIPILKGSLLTALLLVFVDVLKELPATLILRPFNFNTLAVRAYELAADERLADASAAALAIVVAGIVPVILLSRSISRARDHDAT
- a CDS encoding extracellular solute-binding protein, producing MQTASTIGTNRPHFALHGGQRKWKKRICIRSSSNIYNQSLVASLIASNGEAETETWAKGMAANLARTPKGGDRDQIKAAAAGQCDIAVANTYYLAGMLTSKDEAQRAAAGKMGLFWPNQDGRGTHVNISGAAITSASKNSANAVKLIEFLASDASQQWYAEKNGEYPVRDNIATSSVLESWGHFKADTLNLSQLGNLNPNAVMLMDRAGWK
- a CDS encoding substrate-binding domain-containing protein, giving the protein MKGKWSYGGLFMLLSMLLVQPAVQAAEVKVAVAANFTSAARDLLPLFEQTTGHTARVSFGSTGKLYAQIEHGAPFGPPGG
- the modB gene encoding molybdate ABC transporter permease subunit — encoded protein: MPFDWTPVWLTLKLASVTTIFLLMIGTPIAWWLSQTESRFKHAISAVVALPLVLPPTVLGFYLLVFLGPNGPGGQLTQALGIGTLPFTFSGLVFASVLYSLPFVVQPLQNAFEALGKRPLEVAATLRASKSDRFFNVAVPLARPGFLTAMVLGFAHTVGEFGVVLMIGGNIPGETKVLSVAIYDHVETLEYGQAHLLSAGMIGFAFTVLLALYLLNGRVSRGEAG
- the modC gene encoding molybdenum ABC transporter ATP-binding protein, translating into MSEIEAQFDMQLGEFTLNVELTLPGQGVIALFGDSGSGKTTLLRAIAGLEQASGSLSVNGEVWQSEAHFMPVHQRPIGYVFQEASLFSHLNVRQNLAFGLKRIPRAARQIEMSQVVEWLGIEHLLKRMPQHLSGGERQRVAIGRALLTSPRLLMMDEPLSALDERSKHDILPYLERLHDELAIPVLYVSHSVKEVSRLADHMVWLEQGRVKASGSLQQMMSNLELAISHEDEASAVLETEVVGHDEEYQLTILESRFGKLQVRRCDKAVGEKVRVNIPAKDVSLSLDHEERSSILNIWEAVVIEVADAGHGQVMAKLCCPENVGNQPLLARITRKSRDKLDVKLGTQLYARIKSVGLLD
- a CDS encoding methylated-DNA--[protein]-cysteine S-methyltransferase; the protein is MSPKRFLQFLTKEHARQQLRQSQAVLQTTIEVGLSSPGRLHDLMVTTEAMTPGEVGALGQGVTVNYGEANTPFGRAMIGWTSRGICNLAFCDDGCEAWIKELAAEWSAATLSSNDREAADLAQRIFAKPSLDKPLHLLLRGTNFQIKVWEALLSIGSSQLSSYGALASAVGSPRAQRAVGSAVAANRIGFLIPCHRVIRESGEIGQYRWGSDRKAAMEMWEAAQSALVE